The Mycoplasma nasistruthionis genome contains a region encoding:
- the ftsH gene encoding ATP-dependent zinc metalloprotease FtsH has translation MNSNKKRNWSYIITAIFALVIIAVILYIFLKDLNAPSVITSTKLIKIVNGEEANTVLKEIKFNPYNNLITGAYETNGSNIKFQLAGSLGFLDTLQSGFGEKLNSINGILIDSTSAPQPGFFSQYILPFLPTILFIALMLFLFRYQTRMMSGRGGGGMFGDENPAQVVKSDKKFSDVAGNKEPIEEISEIVDYLKNPKKYEISGARMPRGILLGGPPGTGKTLLAKATAGEADVPFFFVSASNFVELFVGMGAKRVRQVIETARKHAPAIIFIDELDAIGRTRGSGIGGGNDEREQTLNQLLVEMDGIKENSGLLFVAATNRTDVLDPALTRPGRFDRVITVGLPDVKEREAILKLHAKGKRFAEKVTFANIAKRTPGFSGAQLENVINEAILLSIREKTTLITLEQIDEAIDRVMAGPAKKSRTITQEELTLVAYHEAGHAVVGINVPGGNKVQKITIIPRGQAGGYNLMMPENEKYNYTKQELLASIASFMGGRAAEEIVYGKSHITTGAADDISKATTIAKRMVTEFGMSDLGPIKYQEEEGSPFLGKTLATASGISNELNHEIDLEVRKIILEAKELAVKTIEENMELLELIKTLLLEKETIVSEEIQYIAKHLTLPPDDMEEEIEQAKPLSVDELIEATKEKSQSKSESQNKKEPLNSELKENL, from the coding sequence GTGAATTCAAATAAAAAAAGAAATTGAAGCTATATCATAACAGCAATTTTTGCGCTTGTTATAATAGCGGTAATTCTTTACATCTTTCTTAAAGATTTAAATGCACCAAGTGTTATAACTTCAACAAAGCTTATTAAAATTGTAAATGGTGAAGAAGCCAATACAGTTTTAAAAGAAATTAAGTTTAATCCTTATAACAATTTAATAACAGGTGCTTATGAGACTAATGGAAGCAATATTAAATTCCAATTAGCAGGTAGTCTAGGCTTTCTAGATACACTGCAGTCAGGGTTTGGTGAGAAATTAAATTCAATTAATGGAATTTTAATTGATAGTACTTCAGCACCGCAACCTGGTTTCTTCTCACAATACATTCTTCCTTTCTTACCAACAATATTATTTATTGCGCTAATGCTATTCTTATTCAGATATCAAACAAGAATGATGTCTGGAAGAGGTGGTGGTGGAATGTTCGGTGACGAAAATCCAGCACAAGTAGTTAAGTCAGATAAAAAATTCTCAGATGTTGCAGGAAATAAAGAACCAATTGAAGAAATTAGTGAAATAGTAGATTATTTAAAAAATCCTAAAAAATACGAAATTTCAGGGGCAAGAATGCCAAGAGGTATTTTATTAGGTGGTCCTCCTGGTACTGGAAAAACTTTATTAGCTAAAGCAACAGCAGGTGAAGCTGATGTTCCTTTCTTCTTTGTATCAGCATCTAACTTTGTTGAGTTATTTGTTGGTATGGGAGCTAAAAGGGTTAGACAAGTAATTGAAACAGCCAGAAAACATGCTCCAGCAATTATTTTTATCGATGAGCTTGATGCAATTGGTAGAACACGTGGAAGCGGAATTGGTGGTGGAAATGATGAACGTGAACAAACCTTAAACCAACTTTTAGTTGAAATGGATGGAATTAAAGAAAATTCAGGTTTATTATTTGTAGCAGCCACAAACAGAACAGACGTTTTAGATCCAGCTTTAACAAGACCTGGTCGTTTCGATAGAGTTATTACAGTTGGTTTACCAGACGTTAAAGAACGTGAAGCAATTTTAAAATTACATGCTAAAGGTAAACGTTTCGCTGAAAAAGTAACTTTTGCAAACATAGCAAAAAGAACACCTGGATTTTCAGGTGCTCAATTAGAAAACGTTATTAATGAAGCGATTTTATTATCAATTAGAGAAAAAACAACATTAATTACACTTGAACAAATTGATGAAGCGATTGACCGTGTAATGGCTGGTCCAGCTAAAAAATCAAGAACAATCACGCAGGAAGAATTAACACTAGTTGCTTACCACGAAGCAGGACATGCTGTAGTTGGTATTAATGTTCCAGGCGGAAACAAAGTGCAAAAAATTACAATTATTCCACGTGGACAAGCAGGTGGATATAACTTAATGATGCCTGAAAATGAAAAGTACAACTACACTAAACAAGAGCTTTTAGCTTCTATTGCAAGTTTTATGGGTGGTAGAGCTGCTGAAGAAATTGTTTATGGAAAAAGCCATATAACAACAGGTGCAGCAGATGATATTAGCAAAGCCACAACAATAGCTAAAAGAATGGTTACTGAATTTGGTATGAGTGATTTAGGTCCAATTAAATATCAAGAAGAAGAAGGTTCACCATTCTTAGGAAAAACCCTCGCAACAGCTTCTGGAATTTCAAATGAACTAAACCATGAAATCGATTTAGAAGTAAGAAAAATCATTTTAGAAGCTAAAGAATTAGCTGTTAAAACAATTGAAGAAAATATGGAATTATTGGAATTAATCAAAACATTGTTACTAGAAAAAGAAACAATTGTTTCTGAAGAAATCCAATATATCGCTAAACATTTAACACTTCCACCAGATGATATGGAAGAAGAAATTGAACAAGCTAAGCCTTTATCAGTTGATGAATTAATTGAAGCAACTAAAGAAAAATCACAATCAAAATCTGAAAGTCAAAATAAAAAAGAACCCTTAAATTCAGAGCTGAAAGAAAATTTGTAA